One Cellulomonas soli DNA window includes the following coding sequences:
- a CDS encoding IclR family transcriptional regulator: protein MDNSSGVGVLDKAASVLSALEAGPATLAQLVTATHLARPTAHRLAVALEHHRLVARDMQGRFVLGPRLSELSTAAGEDRLLAAAGPVLAALRDHTGESAQLYRRQGDMRICVAAAERPIGLRDSIPVGATLTMQAGSAAQILLAWEEPDRLHRGLQGSKFTATILSGVRRRGWAQSVSEREIGVASVSAPVRGPSGRVVAAVSVSGPLERLSRQPGRLHAAAVVSAANRLTEVLRRTAD, encoded by the coding sequence ATGGACAACTCTAGCGGAGTCGGCGTTCTGGACAAGGCCGCGTCCGTCCTCAGCGCCCTCGAGGCCGGTCCCGCCACGCTCGCGCAGCTCGTCACTGCCACCCATCTTGCTCGCCCCACGGCGCATCGGCTGGCCGTGGCCCTCGAGCACCACCGCCTCGTGGCCCGTGACATGCAGGGCCGCTTCGTGCTCGGCCCCCGCCTGTCCGAGCTGTCGACGGCCGCCGGCGAGGACCGGCTGCTGGCCGCCGCCGGACCTGTGCTGGCCGCACTGCGCGACCACACGGGCGAGAGCGCCCAGCTCTACCGGCGCCAGGGCGACATGCGCATCTGCGTCGCCGCCGCCGAGCGGCCCATCGGGCTGCGCGACTCGATCCCGGTCGGCGCCACGCTGACGATGCAGGCCGGGTCCGCCGCGCAGATCCTGCTCGCCTGGGAGGAGCCCGACCGGCTGCACCGCGGACTGCAGGGCTCGAAGTTCACCGCCACGATCCTGTCCGGCGTGCGCCGCCGCGGCTGGGCGCAGTCGGTCTCCGAGCGCGAGATCGGCGTCGCGTCCGTCTCGGCGCCCGTCCGCGGTCCGTCCGGACGCGTGGTCGCCGCGGTGTCGGTCTCCGGGCCGCTCGAGCGCCTGTCCCGTCAGCCGGGCCGGCTGCACGCCGCGGCCGTGGTCTCGGCCGCGAACCGGCTGACCGAGGTCCTGCGCCGCACCGCCGACTGA